From a region of the Babylonia areolata isolate BAREFJ2019XMU chromosome 21, ASM4173473v1, whole genome shotgun sequence genome:
- the LOC143295719 gene encoding cytochrome c oxidase subunit 7A2-like, mitochondrial — protein MFYKFNNIIGRLAPSTQAGAYSPQGLTPLAREPSVITFDSKKTKPVQEPAMTMSRPASSAPAAAGEPLGVVPTHPRYQRVVELQNVFLRDDGMMVWQKFPRDRAVYYVTIGLLVVGSAALAGQLYKWSFPRKTQD, from the exons atgtttTACAAATTTAATAACATCATCGGTCGGTTAGCACCATCCACCCAGGCAGGGGCCTATTCTCCACAG GGCTTGACACCACTGGCACGAGAGCCTTCTGTGATCACCTTTGATTCTAAGAAGACCAAGCCCGTGCAGGAGCCAGCCATGACTATGTCGAGGCCAGCTAgctctgctcctgctgctgctggggAGCCATTGGGTGTGGTCCCTACCCACCCCCGCTACCAGAGGGTTGTTGAGCTGCAGAATGTATTTTTG agaGATGACGGAATGATGGTGTGGCAGAAATTTCCCCGTGACCGTGCTGTTTACTACGTCACAATTGGTTTACTTGTCGTCGGCTCTGCTGCTCTTGCTGGCCAGCTCTACAAGTGGTCCTTCCCCAGGAAAACTCAGGACTAA
- the LOC143295911 gene encoding cytochrome c oxidase subunit 7A2, mitochondrial-like, translating to MLSRICARRFSAAASGQSSGIVPSTPRYKRIQDLQNAFCRDDGLLVWQKMGTKDKGMYYVTMLATVFGFVPALGTILKMSFPKKE from the exons ATGCTCAGCCGAATCTGTGCTCGCCGCTTTTCTGCTGCTGCTAGCGGCCAGTCTTCTGGAATCGTGCCAAGCACACCTCGCTACAAGAGAATTCAGGACCTGCAGAATGCCTTCTGT CGTGACGATGGCTTGCTGGTGTGGCAGAAGATGGGAACCAAGGACAAGGGGATGTACTACGTCACCATGCTGGCCACTGTCTTTGGCTTTGTCCCTGCCCTCGGCACGATCCTCAAGATGTCCTTCCCCAAGAAAGAATAG